CCAGTGCTACCGTATCATTTATGAGACGAACAATGAGGATATTTCTGGTGGCTTGCCGGAACTGTGGTGAGTTTTGTCCCCACCACTCGCGGCGCTGGCGGCGGTACCACGTGACGGGCTTAAAACTAGCACCATCTAGCGACTTCACGGGGAAAAAGGCGATGTACTCTCTCATAATGGACTACGGACGTCTTaggaaacataatacaaattttattttcaggtaaaatttctatattatttatttttttaataactaatattattataaatgtgaaagtttgcGAGGATAGATGTATACGTAAGTTTGTTGCTCTTGTTTGCCCGTGGCACAGTACGCGGAGTGGCGCCGGTCGCACTCACCTCACAGTGATCGGTATGGACAGCCGCTTGTCCGCCTGCCGCTCCTGCGCACTCGCGCCGGAGCGCATGAGCACGTAGCGCGCGGCGAGGCGGTCGGCTGCGGGCGCGGACAGGCGCGGAGTGGCGCCGGTCGCACTCACCTCACAGTGATCGGTATGGACAGCCGCTTGTCCGCCTGCCGCTCCTGCGCACTCGCGCCGGAGCGCATGAGCACGTAGCGCGCGGCGAGGCGGTCGGCTGCGGGCGCGGACAGGCGCGGAGTGGCGCCGGTCGCACTCACCTCACAGTGATCGGTATGGACAGCCGCTTGTCCGCCTGCCGCTCCTGCGCACTCGGGCCGGAGCGCATGAGCACGTAGCGCGCGGCGAGGCGGTCGGCTGCGGGCGCGGACAGGCGCGGAGTGGCGCCGGTCGCACTCACCTCACAGTGATCGGTATGGACAGCCGCTTGTCCGCCTGCCGCTCCTGCGCACTCGCGCCGGAGCGCATGAGCACGTAGCGCGCGGCGAGGCGGTCGGCTGCGGGCGCGGACAGGCGCGGAGTGGCGCCGGTCGCACTCACCTCACAGTGATCGGTATGGACAGCCGCTTGTCCGCCTGCCGCTCCTGCGCACTCGCGCCGGAGCGCATGAGCACGTAGCGCGCGGCGAGGCGGTCGGCTGCGGGCGCGGACAGGCGCGGAGTGGCGCCGGTCGCACTCACCTCACAGTGATCGGTATGGACAGCCGCTTGTCCGCCTGCCGCTCCTGCGCACTCGCGCCGGAGCGCATGAGCACGTAGCGCGCGGCGAGGCGGTCGGCTGCGGGCGCGGACAGGCGCGGCCCGCAGCGCGCGCGGCAGTACGCGGAGTAGCGGCGAACTAACGCAAGCGGTAGCTCGCCCTCTGCGCCCTCGCGCTCGAGGGACGAGCCGCCCATGTGCACGGAGATTATGTGCTTGGCTAGTGTCTGGAATTGTGGAAATGAATTTTTAGAGTGATTATTTGTTAAGTTAATAccaaattttcataaatattggCACATATACACCACGAATGTACTCACTagcttaaaactatttataaaataaataaaaaatatttgtttttaatgaaattttataatttatgcaaaCAACTTACAATATCTCTATTCTGGTCATGTTCATCCTTTACAATGAATATCATGTCGAATCTCGAAAGGATAGTGGGCATGAAGTCAATATTGTCATCTGCTTTGGTGTCGTCCCACCGACCGAACACTGAGTTTGCTGCGGCTAATACGGAGCAGCGCGAGTTAAGAGTCGTTGTTATACCAGCCTGAAATTATAGGtttaattaatcataatttactataatattttattttcatttttcaatcgttgaatgttaaaattatttataatacaaaatttttatttaagtaaaccaatacacatttatataaataacttttttgaCCTATGAtcaacatacaaataaatttttaatcactcAACTACACAATATGTTTTTCACAAATTTAGTCATTATACCTTAGCAATAGATATAGTCTGCTGTTCCATAGCCTCGTGTATAGCGACTCTGTCGTCTTCACGCATCTTGTCGAACTCGTCGATGCACACCACACCACCGTCCGCGAGCACCATCGCGCCGCCTTCCATTACGAAATTACGCTGCAAATATAAagtcatattaaaatgtattatttaaatttattatgtaaagaaATAATTCCCATATTACAAACTACAAATATCCTATAAAAAATGCTGtttgtacataaaaaaatattccaaaatACTTACACTACCAGGATCTCTGATAACCGAAGCAGTGAGACCAGCCGCACTTGATCCTTTGCCAGAAGTATACACTCCAATGGGAGCTACTTTTTCCACAAACTTTAACAATTGTGATTTAGCTGTACCAGGGTCACCGAGTAAAAGGATATTGATATCCCCTCTCCTTGTTAAACCATCGGGCAACCTTTTGCGAGAACctgcaatttttttaagtaattatcATTTAAGATAtcttattagtaggatgtttaaatttttagagATATTTACCTCCAAAAAGCAAACACGCAATAGCCTTTTTCATATCAACAGCACCAAATACGCTAGGTGCAATTGACTTAGCTATTCTTTCGTAAATATCCGGTGACGCAGCGAGTCTCCTGAACTGTTCTTCTTCTTCAGCAGTGAAGGGTTTCAGCCCTCCTGTGACGCCTTCCTCGGCGGAGAGACCCACTGCTCGTAGGTATGATGAACGTACACCGACTGAACCTCTTTCGCGATCTCCTCTCTAtggacataattttttattattagcaaAGATTATTTGCGAgttcatattttgtagtaTGGTTGATTGATTTTGATGGTACTTGTCAATGTAACATCATATACAAACTCATATATGTATAAGCCAAGTATAAGctaaagacgtgtggcactgaTAGATAAGTTTCATTCAGCTGTTATGTTTTTCagaaggaaaaaaaaaagccaagcaaattttaatttttcatttaagtgcataacttttttaatatctacttatcatattattacagTCAGCACTTACCCCAATTTTAGAGATCTTCTTTATGGAGTAGATACCCAGCACAGTGACCCTTGCACCTGGTGCAACTCTCTCACACAACATGCGATCACAGTATACTGTTAAATGACGTGGCATCTCCCCTTGTGGGATGTTCTCGGGTGCTTCTTGtaattttagtacctataaaaGGAACATTTAAGGAAACATTTAAAGGAAATTTTACCATTAGGAAGTTCGAtacaaagtaataaaaactttCGGCAGTACTTGAGAACAATTTTCCTTCAGatttagttaagagttttacTTAAATGTGAAAACTTGAATGCCAATATCAAAACCAAAGTTGAGattgtataaaaaacaatatttacctGATAATCAATGCATTTACATTTGTCTGGAACAATGAAGTATGGATCAAGTGGACATTTCGGACGACCAGCTTGCTCcctgaaaaatattacatattaagttttatattatgacattttagttatattaataagCATTATATGTTATCTACTTACGTATTACACTTTCTGGGCATAACATAACCTTCCAGACCAGGTTTCACAGCTAAATTGGGTATGATGTTACGGCAAGATCTACATTGAATTGATATTTTGGTGGCTTTCGCTTTTATTCCCGATGCTGATATTACTATTCCTGGTATCTTCACTAATCTCGATACTGTTTCAGACtgcaaaaaaagttttaaattgaaattacgTAGTACAGAACAAAACACTTGGTAAattgtttttcataatatcataatttacTTATACTGAatgatcaaaatataaattaattttctcttTTATATCAGATATAACATACTTTTAGTTCCCGCAGGTTCGATGGATGGGCATCTGATGATAGCAATACTTGGATATCCTCTACTTTCTCTTCTCCTTCTGGTCTAGGTGCAGTTAATTCATCTACCAACTGTAAATTGTTTGGTTCTTATAATGTTGTTTAGTGAtagtaaataaacaatgacataagtagttataaaaaatgattttctttAATCTGCAGTAAAGCGTAGCATTATtgcttttacaaaaaaaaagaagataTGGAAACTACACTGGAGACATATTGTTTTACAATAGAGAATtgctttttttgttaaaaggACTACCTACCTCTTTTGCAGCTTCTTCAAGAATTGGCAAATGTTCTGTTGGCTTTTTGTAAAGTTTCTCGGCTAAAACTTCGTCAAAACTTGATAAGTCCTCTATGTTTATTTCAACCCAATATTGACGTAAATTATAGTTCCTTTTGAGTGAATCTCTGAAATATTAATTGGAATAGTTTATGAGTTGAGAAAATGCCATCGTTTCCATGAAGGAGTACCTTTTTTtgatagtggggaaatcttccaaagatacccagtGCCCCCGTGGAAGGaaggccgtgggttatgtcggatatGTTACAGgagtacctaatattataaaggaaaCAAAcctgtatttaaaattaaaatttccgGTATGAAATTGTCTAATAAACTCTTTGAACTTTTTCTTAACCGCTTGTAGGTTAATTTGATCTTGAGATTCATTTTCTTCTACACCGAAATTGTCCGAGAAAAATACACCAGGATCATCAAAACCTTCCATGTGGAATTATACTTTTAGGAAtccttgttattttttaatatatataatattatattatataaaaattgagTTATGAGTGGTTGTTTAGCCCGTAAACCCGTTTGCAGTTTTGGCGCGCAAATTGACAGTGACTTTAGAGCAAGTTTGTCGGTGGCAACCATAGATAAACAACAATCCTaaaaatcttattataattttatgttctgtaaaaatattttgttgttgaacaatattctataatattaaaatttctataaaaagtaaGACatgcaatataatatgtcccgatactatacattattattggagattttaaaacattaagaaatttaaataaggccccgtttccacctgcaagaaaacttccgtgagaaatgtccgacagtctgtctgacagcaacttACAAGTCTAATtccgcgtttccacctgcaagtagacgtgcaagttgctgtcagacagactgtcggacagttCTCGCAGaagtttacttgcaggtggaaacggggccttagacttgcaagttgctgtcgGACAGCCTAACTTTACATAGTTATGTgcaatttgttgttttttgtgtTCCGAGTGCGTTTGTAGGCACAGTAGGTGACCGGATTAATGTGACATTCGACATTCGTacaagaatattattttgcacTCAAATGAAAACCCGTGGAAAAACCTGACTTTGAGATACGGAGCAAAATTCTTCATGGCCAATTAATTTGGCCACATTTTTCAGTAGTTAGCATGGAAGCCATGGAAgcaatattatatacgtacCTATTATTTAGATCTTATTTAGATATTGGAAGTAATaatatgttcttactgttctgtgtaaTATATAGATAGCACAGATTCCGAATAGACTTATATAGACGCGTTTCCGTTTTATAGTATCTGTATTCATCAAGTATTCATATATCTGTACCTATCCCttcattttatgaataatttcaaatttaaatttagagtTGGTCACCATGgcaatgataatattatgtttgtagcATAATATGAAACTGAcacaaattgtaatatttgagtattaatattgtattattataatatccgttattattttataaattaaaatgaatataattatttaagttatacaCAAACTGAGAAGCAaagaaagataaattttcaaacatgGGTGATGTATGTAGACctcttcaaatatttataaattttttcacGCATTTGTACTACTTATAAACATGATAGTTactctaattaattaatcccTATTTTGATATAGTCTCGTGAATTTAAGCTAGGTAAATTGTTGATGTTTGGAAGCATTGAATTCCTACTTCGCCAGGATGCGTACATAGCTGCTTAAAGctgcatataaaaataaaaaatatgacgtAACCATTATAATTATGCTATTTCCACGCTATTTCGTCTTGTTTGCAGAAAGAAGATGTAGATGTGCGTTTAGAATTTATGAGTGAATACATTCTCAAATCactgaaattgaaaattgaaaaatggaCCAAATTCATCACTGGAGATGAGAGGGTAAAaactatgtacttattaaataaattaacaagatGACAAGAATATGAATCAACGATAATcctttaatataattcaaattcTATATTTGAATACCAATCCTATGAaaacatctataatataaaaatgaatcgcaaaatgtgttggtaagcgcataactcgagaacaactgaaccgatttcgttaattatttttttattacatttcttgaaatacgaggatggttcttaaggagagaaaacgtaaaaatgtaccacgggcgaagccggggcggaccactagttataatataattatcatttatcatgTTTTCAGCACATTTTATTCCGATACTTTGATATGCCCAAGTTTGAGATCATAGTATTTCGTGTGAACACAGCCGGTCTCCTCACCTGTGCTACTAATTTCCCTCCAATAAGCAGAGGGAAAATGATATACTTTCTAAGAAATATTGATGATAAAATTACCGCTACGAATTTCAGAAaggtgaatattttataatccaTTTAGTTCCGTTATTCTGATAAGCCTTTGAATGACTTGATGTattcaactttttttttaaattcttttttattcttcTTCGACTTCAAAGAAGACAGAGGTTTCTCAATTGACGagtgtattaattataatgtacatacTTATACCTATGcttttttatgtgttttcGCGGATAACTACTTAGGTACCAGCTACGTCGCCATATATAATTAGATTTTcatgattacatatttttattcttatgttGTAGGTTATGACAATAGGTGAAATGTCTGGTAATGTGTTGATGGATTTGACTGTAATGGCTGATGAAGTAATCGGACCGTTACTATGCAATCCTGAAAACCAAAGGGGTTGGCCCAAGATTGTGAAAAATGATATGAAGAGGCATGTCAATGATTTGAGGAATTTGATGCATCAGGTGGTTATGTGTTACTTTTTTCATCAATGTAacgtgaaataattttttgaccGCACCACActtatttttcatagaaaattcaaaaaataaaaaaagttaacaaataatttagcGATCAAATAAAActgcaatatattttaacatgtaTGATATTCAGAGATTATCATCACAATATTCCTAGTTGGTGTTCGAAATTGGACCTCGTCGTAAAATGTACATCTGATGAATCTATAGACGTatcgtaaattataaatttaaaaatatcacaagCAATTTTGATAATAGGAAAATTTCGTCGTTCTTTTTATTATCGTACTAACTACttgtaacaaaattatgtTGTACAGCTCAAAGGTGAAATGTCGAGTCAAGTGATGTTACCAATGCCAGATGGAGTGGAGACTATTTACCACGCTGAAGCTAGGCTTAAAGAAAGGTTGGAAACAAAGAATctgtcaaaaaaataaaacatctatCCTACTTTTCGTACTACGTGATTTcctataataatgttttatttatagtgaCAACGAAGACGTGGATTTGTATTTAAAGACAAATATCGAAGGTGCTATAATAAAATGGGCGCAACAAGTTCATGATCTACTGCAAGAAAACTCTTATATTGGTACTATTCTTATCATGTACTGTCtcattctaaaataaaaatgaaaaataagtaacaaaaaatgtttttcttttaacagCATTCAAAAGAACAAAATTCCCGCTTCCAAGTGCAGACATAGACTTTTACGCGAGTCGTCTGAAAAATCTTGAGGGTATTTATGCTCAGTTACGAGATCCTCGCGTGAAGCGTATGGCCAATTATTTGGAAGCTACTCGGAGTGTGTACTTGAGTTGCTTCAAGACGATGCTTACTAATGTTGTTGCTGGTAAGTTTTTCGGTAAAGGAATGatcgaaaataatttaagtagtAATTGGTTCTTTCATTAGTGATGAGTGACGTGATAGTGATATTTTTTAGTCAGTAGCTTCTTGACTCTGTCGTTTAGGCAATCTTGTGGATTAAAAAGCTGCAAATCACTGAATTTTGTTCGCAATTCTAATTTtgtctttaataaataattggatCCGAATATAGGAAAGGTATCTTATGTTAATCATATTCCCTATATGATCCTCGTATTATAAATCCTCGTTTTTTCCCTTTCAGCAATAGTGGAATGTAGAGATATTTACGTTTATCAAAAGCCGCTACTGCAACACTTTGAGAATTTCGAAGGCACAGATTTTTCTGATGCCAAATTCTTAATAAGGCCGATGTTTCATTGTATCGGTTTACTTTGGGGCAATTCAagatattattgtaatgtGGAAAAATTGATTCGTGAGTTTTGTTGCCTTATC
The Colias croceus chromosome 18, ilColCroc2.1 genome window above contains:
- the LOC123699541 gene encoding DNA replication licensing factor Mcm5, producing MEGFDDPGVFFSDNFGVEENESQDQINLQAVKKKFKEFIRQFHTGNFNFKYRDSLKRNYNLRQYWVEINIEDLSSFDEVLAEKLYKKPTEHLPILEEAAKELVDELTAPRPEGEEKVEDIQVLLSSDAHPSNLRELKSETVSRLVKIPGIVISASGIKAKATKISIQCRSCRNIIPNLAVKPGLEGYVMPRKCNTEQAGRPKCPLDPYFIVPDKCKCIDYQVLKLQEAPENIPQGEMPRHLTVYCDRMLCERVAPGARVTVLGIYSIKKISKIGRGDRERGSVGVRSSYLRAVGLSAEEGVTGGLKPFTAEEEEQFRRLAASPDIYERIAKSIAPSVFGAVDMKKAIACLLFGGSRKRLPDGLTRRGDINILLLGDPGTAKSQLLKFVEKVAPIGVYTSGKGSSAAGLTASVIRDPGSRNFVMEGGAMVLADGGVVCIDEFDKMREDDRVAIHEAMEQQTISIAKAGITTTLNSRCSVLAAANSVFGRWDDTKADDNIDFMPTILSRFDMIFIVKDEHDQNRDITLAKHIISVHMGGSSLEREGAEGELPLALVRRYSAYCRARCGPRLSAPAADRLAARYVLMRSGASAQERQADKRLSIPITVRQLEAIVRISESLAKMQLLPFATEAHVSEALRLFQVSTLDAAMTGSLSGAEGFTTEEDQEMLSRIEKQLKRRFAVGSQVSEQTIIQDFLRQKYPERAIFKVIHTMIRRGELQHRLQRKMLYRLS